A window of Alkalispirochaeta americana contains these coding sequences:
- the rpsT gene encoding 30S ribosomal protein S20, which yields MIAKGSAAKRYRQSEKRRILNKSVRSRVRTSVKRVLDAVEQNDQAAAEGALRDFAKLVDTAAGKGVYHANTAARKKSRLARKVNSLQA from the coding sequence TTGATCGCAAAGGGTTCCGCCGCAAAACGCTATCGTCAGAGCGAAAAGCGGCGCATATTGAACAAGAGTGTACGGAGTCGGGTTCGGACAAGCGTAAAGCGGGTTCTGGACGCAGTTGAGCAGAATGATCAGGCAGCAGCAGAGGGGGCCTTGCGGGATTTCGCCAAGCTCGTTGATACCGCTGCCGGCAAAGGTGTGTACCACGCAAACACGGCGGCACGGAAAAAATCCCGCCTTGCACGCAAAGTAAACAGTCTCCAGGCCTAA
- the lnt gene encoding apolipoprotein N-acyltransferase has protein sequence MPKKKKTSRPAGPGLRGGASKGSSSKSALSRGASPKKDAVAWKHHGQITGLLVLGAVLFAAAFPNVLVRFGAYPLAFVALVPVAVAVHRMKWWLTPLYGVFYGFLAYALFNYWLATFHPLAIFIVPVIYAGYFFLLFPALWVADRWGGRMTFLLQTLLWLSYEYLRTQGFLGYAYGIMGYALFPAPLLIQIADLGGVWIVSLLVVMPSFFLAQCFRDFSVRKGGAGDGAGLPGWHRLRFSLSRSLVRAGRARRPELLCYALLMVVSLVYGIFSPVNYDGVRQWKVALIQQNVDPWVGGFRVYEESLEILLRQSDRAIAEADPEIVVWSETSFVPSIDFHTRYRQDQQRYELVRELRRYLSRQSVPFVIGNSDGQLVRTPRGEMERQDYNAVLHFAPGGELLGTYRKIHLVPFTEHFPYQDRLPWMHRMLVESNTNFWEQGQEWTVFESDGVRFATPICFEDTFGYLSREIVREGAQVIVNLTNDLWSYSEPSAMQHMGMAVFRAVENRRSMVRSTNGGMTAIIDPNGVLLDLYPPFVEGFLAGDVPVYYERTTLYTAWGDWLAWVFLALTPPAMGASFWLHRKRLRSERGRLQQD, from the coding sequence GTGCCAAAGAAAAAGAAAACCTCCCGCCCGGCAGGCCCCGGCTTGAGGGGGGGCGCTTCGAAAGGTTCTTCCTCAAAAAGCGCTCTCTCGAGAGGCGCCTCCCCAAAAAAGGATGCCGTCGCCTGGAAGCATCATGGTCAGATTACCGGGCTTCTGGTTCTGGGGGCGGTCCTCTTTGCGGCGGCTTTTCCCAACGTTCTTGTCCGCTTCGGCGCGTATCCCCTTGCCTTTGTAGCGTTGGTCCCTGTGGCCGTTGCCGTCCACCGAATGAAATGGTGGCTCACGCCACTCTATGGGGTATTCTACGGCTTTCTCGCCTACGCGCTTTTTAATTACTGGCTTGCCACGTTTCATCCCCTGGCAATCTTTATCGTTCCCGTTATCTATGCCGGGTATTTCTTTCTTCTCTTTCCTGCCCTCTGGGTAGCCGACCGCTGGGGAGGGAGAATGACCTTTCTTCTCCAGACCCTGCTGTGGCTTTCCTATGAGTATCTGCGAACCCAGGGGTTTCTCGGCTATGCCTACGGCATTATGGGGTACGCCCTCTTTCCCGCACCGCTGCTTATTCAGATCGCCGATCTGGGGGGGGTCTGGATCGTCTCCCTTCTGGTGGTGATGCCCTCGTTTTTTCTTGCCCAGTGTTTTCGGGATTTTTCTGTCCGGAAGGGGGGTGCGGGTGATGGTGCCGGGCTTCCTGGCTGGCATCGTCTTCGCTTCTCGCTCTCCCGCAGTCTTGTCCGGGCTGGACGAGCCCGTCGTCCCGAGTTGCTCTGTTACGCGCTCTTGATGGTGGTTTCCCTAGTCTATGGCATCTTCTCGCCAGTGAACTACGACGGCGTGCGACAGTGGAAGGTCGCCTTGATCCAGCAAAATGTCGATCCCTGGGTAGGCGGGTTTCGTGTCTACGAGGAGAGCCTGGAAATTCTTCTCCGCCAGAGCGACCGGGCAATCGCCGAAGCTGATCCGGAGATCGTGGTCTGGTCGGAGACCTCCTTTGTCCCTTCCATCGACTTTCATACCCGCTATCGCCAGGATCAGCAACGCTACGAGCTGGTGCGGGAGTTGCGGCGGTACCTGTCTCGCCAGAGCGTTCCCTTCGTGATAGGGAATAGCGACGGGCAGCTGGTTCGCACACCCCGGGGGGAGATGGAGCGGCAGGATTACAACGCCGTCTTGCATTTTGCTCCCGGCGGCGAGCTCCTCGGAACGTATCGAAAAATACATCTGGTCCCCTTCACGGAACATTTTCCTTACCAGGACCGGTTGCCCTGGATGCACCGCATGCTGGTAGAAAGCAATACGAACTTCTGGGAGCAGGGGCAGGAGTGGACGGTCTTCGAGAGTGATGGGGTCCGCTTTGCCACCCCCATCTGCTTTGAAGATACCTTTGGGTATCTTTCACGGGAGATTGTCCGGGAGGGGGCCCAGGTGATCGTCAATCTGACCAACGATCTCTGGTCCTACTCGGAGCCCTCGGCGATGCAGCACATGGGAATGGCGGTTTTTCGGGCTGTGGAGAACAGGCGCAGCATGGTACGTAGTACCAACGGCGGTATGACCGCCATTATTGATCCCAATGGAGTGCTCCTGGATCTCTATCCTCCCTTCGTGGAGGGGTTTCTGGCGGGAGATGTTCCTGTATATTACGAACGGACAACTCTCTACACCGCCTGGGGTGATTGGCTTGCCTGGGTCTTCCTTGCTCTGACTCCTCCGGCGATGGGGGCCTCCTTCTGGCTGCACCGGAAGCGCCTGCGGTCAGAGCGCGGCCGGCTACAGCAAGATTGA
- a CDS encoding response regulator transcription factor, producing MAQNTPKILVVDDEHINVDFFEVMLSRLGYTVVTAGDGDEALEQILREKPDLVLLDNILPGRTGWEVTRLVKQNPDYAEVSATPIIMFSAMDEVEDKIEGFELGIEDYITKPYNFSEVLARIQAVLRQRELSRQVARRERRLALVDSLNNSLAYFTRHIKNPIQGLNDAAKALDVTNPETVRSFVELVLAQTAEALATVEGLEDEVQELQTQGDELKSKEISLEDLESKFRKHAAMAVQGVPARKVK from the coding sequence ATGGCGCAGAATACACCGAAAATCCTGGTAGTTGATGACGAGCACATAAACGTTGATTTTTTTGAGGTGATGCTTTCCCGTTTGGGCTACACCGTTGTAACTGCCGGGGACGGTGACGAGGCCCTGGAACAGATCCTTCGGGAGAAGCCGGATCTGGTGCTGCTGGACAATATCCTGCCTGGCCGAACCGGTTGGGAGGTAACCCGGCTGGTAAAGCAGAATCCTGATTACGCCGAGGTATCGGCCACACCGATCATCATGTTTTCTGCCATGGACGAGGTAGAGGACAAAATTGAGGGGTTTGAGCTCGGTATTGAAGACTACATTACAAAGCCTTACAATTTTTCCGAAGTCCTTGCGCGAATCCAGGCAGTTCTTCGTCAGAGGGAACTCTCGCGCCAGGTTGCCCGGCGGGAGCGACGACTCGCCCTGGTTGATTCCCTGAATAACTCGCTCGCCTATTTTACGCGACACATCAAGAACCCGATTCAGGGTCTGAACGATGCTGCCAAAGCACTCGATGTGACAAATCCCGAGACGGTCCGGTCCTTTGTGGAGCTGGTCTTGGCTCAGACAGCCGAGGCTTTGGCTACTGTGGAGGGCCTGGAGGATGAAGTTCAGGAATTGCAGACCCAAGGGGACGAGCTGAAGTCGAAGGAGATATCTCTGGAAGACCTGGAGAGCAAGTTCCGCAAACACGCGGCTATGGCTGTTCAGGGAGTTCCCGCCAGGAAGGTGAAATGA
- a CDS encoding tetratricopeptide repeat protein, protein MITEEKQRVLDLFSRGRKLYKLMEFSAAKDFFSQALEVDPEDGPSRVYLERCLLYEDNPPPEDWDGVFVMTSK, encoded by the coding sequence ATGATCACTGAGGAGAAGCAGCGCGTTTTGGATCTCTTCTCGCGGGGCAGAAAGCTTTATAAGCTTATGGAGTTTTCTGCCGCGAAGGATTTCTTTTCCCAGGCTCTGGAGGTTGATCCCGAAGACGGGCCTTCCCGAGTGTACCTGGAGAGGTGTCTTCTCTACGAGGACAATCCTCCTCCGGAAGACTGGGACGGAGTCTTCGTCATGACCAGCAAGTAA
- a CDS encoding lysophospholipid acyltransferase family protein → MATILLLVLVFARLLWWDLGDKIRICLSWNLARRHIDRHVSERARKLFSLARFTLGLKMDLDFDDSRLPDQMILLANHQSVMDIVIIMAAFRHHSVKFVAKGELRRWCPTVSRVLRIQRHALIPRKGDYSLAMKEIDRMAGSLRGRECPVIFPEGTRSRDGNLLPFQSGAVRRIHNRAPLPLVALALEGGGRFSRVQDVLTMPRGHRYRITVAKVFPPAQGKREILAQVEESRHAIDQILRNWRSQD, encoded by the coding sequence ATGGCCACTATTCTACTTCTTGTACTTGTCTTTGCCCGCCTGCTCTGGTGGGATCTGGGTGACAAAATTCGTATTTGCCTGAGCTGGAACCTCGCCAGGCGGCACATTGACCGCCACGTCTCGGAAAGGGCACGCAAACTCTTTTCTTTGGCCCGTTTCACCTTAGGCTTGAAAATGGATCTGGATTTCGATGATTCCAGGCTACCCGATCAGATGATCCTTCTGGCTAACCACCAAAGCGTGATGGATATCGTGATCATTATGGCTGCCTTCCGCCACCACTCGGTGAAGTTCGTCGCCAAAGGCGAACTTCGGCGCTGGTGCCCCACCGTTTCGCGAGTTCTCCGGATTCAGCGTCACGCCCTGATCCCGCGCAAGGGAGACTACTCCCTGGCAATGAAAGAGATCGACCGCATGGCAGGATCACTCCGGGGCCGGGAATGCCCGGTAATTTTCCCCGAGGGAACCCGATCCCGCGATGGAAACCTTCTGCCGTTCCAGAGTGGAGCGGTCCGGCGCATTCATAACCGGGCACCCCTGCCGCTGGTAGCCCTCGCTCTTGAGGGAGGCGGCCGCTTCTCCCGGGTTCAGGATGTCCTGACCATGCCCCGAGGCCACCGCTACCGCATCACTGTGGCAAAGGTTTTTCCGCCGGCTCAGGGAAAGAGAGAGATCCTCGCCCAGGTTGAAGAATCCCGGCACGCCATCGATCAGATCCTGCGGAACTGGCGGAGCCAGGATTGA
- a CDS encoding HU family DNA-binding protein, protein MADSKVTKAEIVERISETVDVSKKDIHSIIDAFFGEVKTALVSDKVIEFRGFGTFEIRTRKGRQHARNPKTGEPVAVKNHGVVIFRPGKELKEASWPLRS, encoded by the coding sequence GTGGCGGATTCCAAGGTCACCAAGGCAGAAATCGTCGAGCGGATAAGCGAGACGGTGGATGTAAGCAAAAAAGATATTCACTCAATCATTGATGCGTTTTTCGGGGAGGTAAAGACTGCCCTGGTGAGCGACAAGGTGATAGAGTTCCGTGGCTTTGGAACGTTCGAAATCCGCACCCGGAAAGGGCGCCAGCACGCGAGGAACCCGAAAACGGGGGAGCCCGTGGCGGTAAAAAACCACGGCGTTGTAATCTTTCGTCCGGGGAAAGAGTTGAAAGAGGCGAGCTGGCCTCTCAGGAGCTGA